Part of the Archocentrus centrarchus isolate MPI-CPG fArcCen1 chromosome 4, fArcCen1, whole genome shotgun sequence genome is shown below.
ggtttttttttttctcccgtGTGCCTGCTCTTTTGTAGTTCACTGGCAGCTCACTGACTGGGGgaaaagagcagctgaaaaggacagaggaagaggacacgataaccaaacagaacaaaaagagaCCCAGGCCCATACTTCTTCAGCATATGTCCCCACTGCTCAAGGTAGGTTCTCTCTTTAAAGGGGCAGTCACAGTCAAGCAGCTAAAAGTTGTTCATTATTGGCAAAAAAATTAGGTCTGTTAGATGCTAGTTTTTGGGATCGTTCCTTAAACTTTATCATCTTGTGAAATGGGGTTTTGTGAAGTATTTGcgattgattaaaaaaaaaaatgatgctcaGCTTTGAAGGGAACCCTTGAATTATTGTCCTGTTACAGACACTACAGAATGGTTAAAATTACCAGCGGCTGAATTTTAGCATCGTaaccttcttttcttttggccattttcttttttttccatgtacagataaatgttaagtAACACAGCAACAATTTGGATAATGGAGGAGATGGCCATGTGCCACACCAACATTTCATTGAAAACAAGTACATGCCAATAAATGAAAGTtcattgaatttaaatttatttgaacttttaaaATCATCTACTTTTAAATCTGACATATAATTaagtaaaacatataaaaatgttTGCCATTTATGCATATTGTTGTGTTGCATATAAGCCCTATGATGTATGTCATTTACTTTTATGGACAGTAAATAATGTACTGCCACATGCTGCACAGAAATTGTCCCATAATCCTGTAACATAATTTATCCTTATCCATGCAGTAATATCATAGGTGTGGGATCTATAGATAGTGTGTATATAgatagtatgtgtgtgtgtgtgtgtgtatatgtatatatatatatatatatatatatatatatatataaagtacataaagtaatatttattttgcatgttgTATCATTTCTATTTATGCACTAATATGGGCActacttagtttttcatacgAAGTTAACAACCTCACACATAACATACTGACATGAACAAAAATGATTATAGTCAAGTGAACTTCATGAATATATGGTCTAAATATTCATATAACGAAATAATACTTAAGATGATTCAggcttatattttattttaaaaaatattaatgctcaaaaataaataaatttaacgTGGATTTGTGAAAAATGGCtgcaaagcaggaaaaaaatcccATGTTTGTTACACTCCAGTCTGCAAAGAAAGTAGAAATATCAGTATTAactttttgtcatatttttttggacattaaaaactgaaaaagcattaaacatattaaaaacTGGTATTAGaggaaatgcaaatgtgttacatcataaaatatatatgcacTCATGGATGAGATGCACCCAGAATGGCTAACCGAAGGCTGAACTGTACTGATCCCCAAGATCCCCAAAAGGGACTGGTCCCATTCAGCTactagaccaggggtgggcaattccaggcctcgagggccagggtcctgcaggttttagatgtgtccctgatccaacacacctgaatcaaatggctgaattacctcctcagtatgcagtcaagttctccagagtcctgctaatgacttctatatgtgattcaggtgtgttggctcaggaacacacctaaaacatgcaggacaccggccctcgaggcctggagttgcccacccctgtacTAGACAATAACCTccctcagcacaacatggaagctcctgtcaggcatcatagcagttAAGATGAATAGGCACATAGCCAAATCAATCCAATCCAAATCATTAACAGGACTGACTACAGATACCGACTACAGAATCAGCCACCTTCTCTATGTGGATGACATCAGGCtatatgccaggagtgaacgagacatCAATTCACTGATCCAGTGAATCTACAGTGATCTAGAGCAACAACATcggaatgtcatttggactggagaagtgtagtcagaaagggaaggtagtcagatgcagaaacagagatgctcctgaggcAATCCAAGACATaacagggtgcaagatgctagcagatAGGGCAGTGGCAGTGGCGCtagccttgcagccggaaggttgcaggttcgagccccagTCCCTGTGCTGctttgtgtccttgggcaagacacttaaaccacattgcctaacggtagcgtcggtctctggctgcatgaccgcagatgctcgtctctggatgagtgatctggaatgatcattttgttgtgtgccttgtgcgcacactgacaatgagttgaatttaatctaatctaatacatggaacgccataaccaaatggctggcatagtatacatgAACATTTTTGCCGAGTATGGcttggaagtcctgaggtcaaaatgggatatgcacCCAatggtggttgagaatgaccgagctaagatTCTGTGACATAATCAACCAgacatagtggtggacaagcagaggaagatggccatagtgatagatgtaACAATGCtgagtgatggcaacatcaggaagaaggaacatgagcaGCCCAAAAAATATCAAGGGCTGAAAgcagagctagagaggatgtggaaggtgcaGGTAACGGCGATGCCCATGATAATCGGAATCCTCAGGGCAGTGATCCCCAGACTGGGAGACTGGCTCCAGCAGATCCCAGGAATGACATCCAAGATCTTTCTCTAGGAGAGCAGAGAGTCTTAGggacagctaagatactgcacaggaccctcaagcttccaggcctctggtagaggacctgagcttgaaggATAAACAAAGACCACCTGTAGGGCGAGtatactgctaaaaaaaaaaaaatgaaaggcttttttttttttttttttaatcagcatcaaatcaagtgtgtgtgtgtgtgtgtgtaatatctccttgttcagtcttttgtatttttccaaaagtAACTATAATCACGTTGATAACTAAAGTTTGTaatgttcatttctttttttctttctttttgtatttagaaaaaaatgaagtattCTTGTACCAAAGATCAGTCTTTTGCTTCGGTCGGCAAACATGGAGTCTTAAGAGAATTTTCCTTCTTTGATAAGGTGAGGGATCAGTCTTCAGGGCAGTAatgttgatatttatttttttcctgtttgttctaGACTATTAATCTCCTTTTATTTTCCTTACATCCTCTGTTGttgtctttacatttttttttttaaagtgatgggTCTGATTTTCTTGTCAATCCACTTGTCATTTAGGTTCGTCGCCTGTTTAAAAGCCAGGAAGTATATGAGAACTTCCTGCGCTGCATCGCCTTGTTCAACCAGGAAGTTGTTTCAGGAGCTGAACTGCTACAGCTTGTCACTCCTTTCTTGGGGTGAGTGAATGCAAAGATTTTTTTGAGATGgctaaaatgagaaaaacaaatgtggaAATTGATTTAATATAGTAGCTGCAGCAGTCCCTGAGCCCTTCCTTGTGAGATAGGACATTCAGGCCACCTTAAGAAATATTAAAGTTACCTCTAAATGGTGGCGTACTTGAATTTATCTGTGATTAATAATTTTGCCCATCTGCTTCCAGGAAGTTTCCTGAACTATACACACAGTTCAAGTCATTTCTCGGGGACAAAGAGCTCTCTCATGCTGTATCAGGGCTGTCAGATCGTTACatggagggaggagggggcAGGGAGGTGGATTATGCCTCCTGCAAGCGCCTGGGGTCCAGCTATAGAGCACTGCCCAAGACCTACCAGCAGCCTAAATGCAGTGGGCGCACTGCCTTATGCAAGGAGGTATATCCACTTACATGTTATCAAACAGAGATCACAATATAATTTAATTGCTTTTGCATGCATTTTTGCCCTTTTCAGACATGCACTCCTTTCTATTAATTTGACAGCATCTTAACAGGTTGACTTCATATCTGAATTTACATATGTGACCCCATCTGGCAAAAGGAATCAGAAGTTGCAGGGGCTAATTCTTAGGCAACTAACTATGAATCGGTAGTGTATTGTGGGTCATTTCCAGCTTCACGGGATGATTTTCACAACAAGGGAGAGATTGCTTACATGTTTTGAGTGCCATTATTATACCAATGATGCAATCATTAAAATGACTTTGCATATGAAATATATTAGGTATCCAAAgtaatgatgacatcacaggtAGCCAATCATACACGCTGGTGCCTAAGAATTAACCCCTGTGACCCCTGTTTGCCAGATTGCGTCACACATCCTTTTTTCAGCATGTCACAAGCTTGAACTGCATGCATACAAATTAATGCTAGACATGCAGAAGAGTATGATTGTGTTACTAGTGCATGCCTTTTATTGTGTCTTTGTGAATTGCCCATCTCACCTAAATATCTAATTGTTTTTGAGGACTCCTTAAACTGTAGTAACATAAGGGGGACATAAGCAAGACAACTTTAGTCTCTGTCTCACACCTTCAGGCTGCCAAATAAGAGGATGTCTCAAAGCTCTTCctttatgaaaaaaaactgctgtgtaTGTTTGTACACGCTTATGCACACAAGGCAGAATCTAGctgtcaaggtttttttttttttttcttccttccccACATTTATTTCATCAACACTGATCGATAAACATCAGAGGCCATAAGGTAGCTTGCATGCTTTTAGCTACTTGAGGCAAACATGCAGGCCTTTATAAAATCATACATCATCTTTCATGAGTGTAGACTTTCTCTCATTAATTTTACTTAGcaatttatattaaatattcaaaagtACAGGTTTTCTAGTAAAATACTTTACTCACTTAACTTTATGTTAATGACTTTAACATGGTTAGGATGTGATGTGACAGAGCAGATTAATGAGGCTCGTCAGTAATGAAGATAAACAATACAACGGGTAACAGgcagtgttttttaattttatgcttcAGGCTGTTTGTAGGAGTTTTTCCCCTgaggtacagtactgtgcaaaagtcttgcagCACCCCTCATGtctttattttgcttccaaggagccagactttcttgtcatctttttaaagtggtcttgagcaatagttctccaggctctctgaaattctttcaaagtttttctttggctgcctttttaattcatttccagtccagtccttgtacaagaccattttcagaagaatggttggtttgtttttgtttgtttttttcgaACCACTTAAGTGACCTGTGAAtgattcaagcataaaaaggcacttaACTCAAGAGATGACCCAGCATTTACAATTAAGACAACTTGGAAAAGAACCAATTGttgtatctttagacactttgttactagaaGCATGTTGCAAGAGcacatttgttcccatttctttagttgaatctatgaaaaatgccaatgataacatagtttgacaggcataaaactgtatttttgcaACAACAGGGTGACTCTCAAAAAACTATTAGCTGGAAGCTTGGCATATCTTGgaatggtgtgcagtgtgtccttaaaaaatttgaggaaaactggacaagtggaggacaaaagaagaagtagcaggcctaaaaaaaaaaaaaaaatgaaaactacctagagaacagaacaaaaggcagccaacatccaaataagagctttgaatgtcctggagactacttaaagaaatcacAAGAAAGCTTGACTAAGAGTGCAGGCAAGGTTGTCATAACAAATGTTGGTTTTCAAGGTTTCCAACTTAATTGAGATAAATTGTCAATCCCTGATCAGGACCAAAGAGGAAATGACACTGTGTACTTAATTCCCTTTTCAAACCCTACCTCACCTACACCAGTGTGGCTATAAGACCAGAGTGGTATAGAAGGTTGTGACCTCATGCACTATATGTCACTTTATGCAACATCTATGTAACATTTTGGAGATATGACAAATATTGTGTGCTCTAGAGCTATCATTGCTGTAGTGGGTGTGAATGAAGCTGCGAGCCAGtcttctcacattttttttcacgtTATTGCCACCTGTATTTTAGTGAAGTGGTGGGAAACCAACAGGAGGAAAGTGTATTGCTCGtgcatgtgtttctgtctcagtgcaaagtacaaaaaaacaggaactcaCTTGTGAAAATGTTGAACTAAAGCAAAAGGTTACCCATTAAGTTAAGTGTACACATATCCACCATTAACAAACGTGTTTGCTCAGTATTATGCATGGTGTGATGCCAACACTGGCTCTGACATATTAGGATTGTATTTCAGCAGTTTTCTTGCTCTTACTTAGCAGTCATTAGGAAcatattgaagaaaaaaatcctaatTAATGGCCTAGTAGTTGGTTGTAGATTATGGTTATGCAGAATAAGGCAAGTACTTTATAAGGAGAAAGataaaataagttaaaaaaaaagtgaaaaataagtGACTAGCATAAAGAGGTTTTTCCTTTGCTTATATTAAAGTTTCATgtaatgaggtcagcatatgtaCAAGTAACcactgtgagccaaaagcttgtCACCCCGTCATTTGGGCGGGAGGCCaattttcaactttgtgaacgTGCTAAGCTGAGAACCGTGGGCCCTAGGGTGTTCAAACTGACATCTACTAAAATCTTGGACAAGTTTGAATCTTggcaaccttgacctcaaggtcagaggtcaagttttctgaaaatgaatGTGATAACTTGTGAACAATGTCACCTAGGACTTTCAAATTGATGCTATAGATGTACCATAGATCTACTAAAAAATCTTGGATGACTTAGTTCTTGCCATAAAAATGCCAATAACAGAAAGTGATAtgattctcagtggtttatattataattttagcatttcttattcctggttcttacttagctTGAATTGACATGGTGAATCAAGTCACTCAGGCTCAtgtgcaccccattaagatctagtgagacctggtaattatgtgttctagaagttgtacttccaggggatttgtgccacctaaactttatgctgccaggaggctgaggggtagcactggCAGCTAGCAGTATTTCTTTCCTTACTTTTGGCTCTGTTTGATTTCATAAAGTAAGCATATCCTTAAAATGTTCTCTCTATGAGGCATGCTGTCAGCACTGTAACCTCACGCACCtgcttttcaaatattttgtgaggggcagccaatcagaaaaaaattgtCTTATAAAGGGAGAGGCACTACAACAGATTGTTTGAGACAAACGATAAAGCAATGTTATTGTAACTTAATTCAAACTTTCTGGAGTCCAGAGTAAAAATATCAAGGTGTAAATGAGCATAAATGGTCCTCTTTAAAGtgttaccatttaaaaaaaaaaaaaaaaaaaagtgtgttgtTGTGACATCTTTGGTTCCTGACAGTTTACTGATACGTCTTTATCTGTATGTGCACAGGTATTGAATGACACCTGGGTGTCTTTCCCCTCCTGGTCAGAAGATTCGACCTTTGTTAGCTCTAAGAAGACTCCTTATGAGGAGCAGTTGCATCGCTGTGAGGACGAAAGATTTGAGGTATTTGCGTCTTCTATGAATTTCCCTCTTGGATCAATAGTTATCCTAATAGGGAATCTGTTTCcacttttttaaataagttttattttgtgacccTGCTTTTTAAAAGGAGGATATTTTGCGCTTAAACACGTATATCACATGGCACTAAGCTGTAGTTGATGCCCTCTAAAAGCTGTCTGTAACACCCTTTAGCTGGATGTTGTTCTGGAGACAAACTTGGCCACCATCAGAGTGCTAGAGAGTGTCCAGAAGAAGCTGTCTCGCCTCTCACCAGAGGACCAGGACCGATTCAGATTAGATGACTGCCTGGGCGGCACCTCTGAGGTCATCCAGCGTCGTGCTGTGTATCGTATCTATGGCGACAAAGCCCCTGAGATCATCGAGGGACTGAAGAGGAGTCCTGCTACTGCTGTGCCTGTGGTGCTGAAGAGGTCAGAACAATCTTTTTATCACAGAATTCCCCAGCAACATCTGAAATGTGCAGACACTTTAAGCATTATAGCCTACAATATTCTTCCTTATGCACATGAATTAGCATTATGTTAAACTGACATATCTTATGTTTATGTCATTCTGACTATAGAAAGAAAATTGTTGATTATGCCTCTGTTTACAAGACCAGCTGAGAGGCTTAAGCAAGTGACAGTATGATGGGAATATTCAATTGCTGACAGCATGAGTAAGATCCTTTTATCAACAGGGAGGTCCTTGTGCATCCTGCTACATAAATAGTTCTTTCTGAATAACTGACTTTTTCCTTCCAATCAAACGTGAAAAAATTGCACTGGGGTGACAAAATATATTACAGTACAtgggtgtttgtttatttattttaaggcatcaatttaaaagcttttctttcctctccagGTTGAAAGCTAAGGAGGAAGAGTGGCGAGAGGCCCAGCAGGGTTTCAATAAGATTTGGCGGGAGCAGTATGAGAAGGCCTACCTGAAGTCCCTTGACCACCAAGGGGTCAACTTCAAGCAGAATGACATGAAGGCCCTGCGGTCAAAAAGTCTTCTTAATGAGATTGAAAGCATCTATGATGAGGTAAACACTCCTCTATCTGCGACCTTACATGATGATGAAAAGATAACAAGGTGTGAAGCCTTATACAGCAGTCCTGCATAATTGTTGAGGTTCTTTTGGAGACTCACGATAAAAGTCAGATTCAATGAGATGGTATAAAAGGGTTTATTATAGTGTAACCTGaatattttcaaaaaaataCAAGAGCTCATTCTTTTGCCTATAATTAGGAAACGGGAGTTACACAACAGCCATCAGCTCACTgaggctgtttgtttttaacttggCTAAACTTCCGATGATTCTGAGCTGCTTTAGGATTTTCTCATCCATGTTGACATTACTAAAGTGGACctattgtgtttttgtcattttctgtaAGTTTAATTGGCAGATGATCTCATTaaacatgacagatgtttagGTCTGCATATGTGAGGGTAGTCCCTACAAGCCAAAAGCGCAGGTTCTCCAAACACAGGGGGTATACTTAATATTGTTATCCCTGCACAAAAGCTCTGACCACCAGCCACACTACCTACTGTTCCAGCTTTTTGTTTACAATGGACAGCCGATCAGAAGACAGCTGCCTTATAGGGACGGTGGCCTTTAAAAGGAGAGGAGTTAAAACTGTTTTTCCAAAtgggatgaactgaggggctgcacagagataaataaggattattttgaattgtgagtcatgcaaagctactctagtagcaTCTGTAATAAGAACATGGATTTATATTGTTCCCCTTAATGGTTTTGCGCTACCATGGCTCCTGATGTTCCAGAGCAACCAAGTAAAGGACCTTGAGTGCAGGTAGTTTGTGTATTGCTTTTTGTATAGGGATATGAATTTCTCTGAGGTCAATGAAACCTCTTGGTATCAAGGATTTCCATGTTTCTGCTTAGCCTGTAGgagtttatttttctgctgtctgattttcttctttttgtctcaGCGTCAGGAGCAGAGCACAGAAGAAGGTGGTGTTGGCCAGCAAAGCCGTAATGGCTCAGCCTCATCCAGTGAACCTCACATGGTGTTTACTTATGAGGACAAGCAAATCCTGGAAGATGCTGCCTCACTCATCATCTACCACGTTAAACGACAGCCAACCATCCACAAAGATGACAAGGACCACATCAAGCGCATCATCCAGCACTTTGTCCCTGACCTGTTCTTCTCCCGTCGCGGTGAGCTCAGTGACACTGAAGAATGGACTGATGAGGAGGCTGAGCCTgaagaaggaggagagaaaggaggaggtgGAACCGCCGCCACAGCAGCAGGGGGAGGAGGAAATGGTAATAATGCATCAGGAGCAGCAGCCAACAGTTGTCAGTCTCAACCCCAACCTGCGCAATCACAGTCCCTGACCCAGTcccaaccacagcagcagctcaacGGTGAGTCCAGAAGGAGGCGCTGCAGCCCATCCCAACCTGCAGAAAACGAAGCCTCGACCACCTCCAGTAGCATAAGCCAGCCTGCTGGATCCACGTTGACCCCGGGGTCTACACCTATGGAGACGAGCTCGGGTGCAGCTGGGGAGAAGGTGGACCTTCGTGACCCCGAAGCAGAGCACCAGAAGGAGCTGGATGGTGTCTACAACCTCTTCTTTGTTAACAACAACTGGTATTTCTTTTTGCGGCTGCACCAGACTCTGTGTTCGCGGCTGCTGCGGGTTTACCGACAAGCGGAACGGCAGCTGCTGGAGCATCGAGCtgagcagagcagagagaggcTGCTGATggcagagggaaggagggaaaAGGCATGTGATCTTGCTATGGAGCTCCGCCTCAAACAGCCCAGTAAGTCCAGCTTCTTTTTAGAGTTGTTCAAATCTTTTAGAGTAGTCAAGTTTGCTTTTTGAGTGGCGTCAGTCAGCTGTGATGTGGACTGGTAAGCTCAGTGTACATTAAGTGGCTGTTTTATTCCAGATTGTTGAACAAAAATCTGAGCTGTAATGTGCAGTTTACTTCATCAGGATGATTCTGAATCAGAATGTGCTTTTAAATTGGTGTTACAGTCACActattaaattaatattaatgtttGCTATGTTGACTTTGTTCATAATCTTAGTgtaatattgtattttgtttaggTCAGATGGAATTTTATGgtgaaagatttatttttggtaTCCTGAATGGATTTGCAAGCAGTTGAAGGCACGTCTCTAAAATACTGTTGTTTGTTACTGTTATTGTATTTCTTAGAGCTCTAGGTTAACCAGCTTTCAAAAACCAACTATGGTTTGAGaccaaaatattaaatttactGTAATATAAGACAAAAGCCTTTCATTC
Proteins encoded:
- the sin3b gene encoding paired amphipathic helix protein Sin3b isoform X3; protein product: MRVEDALSYLDQVKIRFANDPGIYNKFLDIMKEFKSQSIDTPGVINRVSQLFHGHPDLVLGFNAFLPPGYRIEVPKNGMAFLQAPFSPQVSPGSQGKSPATPAVAATSGSASSTHSEVGPTQTSEVKVASSEPLSSSAAGPPEPPSRLSLPLTSRESQNPATTSSVSPPASETSPVEFDSAISYVNKIKNRFLDHPEIYRAFLEILHTYQKEQLEVKESRGSRGSSGMTEDEVFSKVASLFKGQEDLLAEFGQFLPDAKRSLFTGSSLTGGKEQLKRTEEEDTITKQNKKRPRPILLQHMSPLLKKKMKYSCTKDQSFASVGKHGVLREFSFFDKVRRLFKSQEVYENFLRCIALFNQEVVSGAELLQLVTPFLGKFPELYTQFKSFLGDKELSHAVSGLSDRYMEGGGGREVDYASCKRLGSSYRALPKTYQQPKCSGRTALCKEVLNDTWVSFPSWSEDSTFVSSKKTPYEEQLHRCEDERFELDVVLETNLATIRVLESVQKKLSRLSPEDQDRFRLDDCLGGTSEVIQRRAVYRIYGDKAPEIIEGLKRSPATAVPVVLKRLKAKEEEWREAQQGFNKIWREQYEKAYLKSLDHQGVNFKQNDMKALRSKSLLNEIESIYDERQEQSTEEGGVGQQSRNGSASSSEPHMVFTYEDKQILEDAASLIIYHVKRQPTIHKDDKDHIKRIIQHFVPDLFFSRRGELSDTEEWTDEEAEPEEGGEKGGGGTAATAAGGGGNGNNASGAAANSCQSQPQPAQSQSLTQSQPQQQLNGESRRRRCSPSQPAENEASTTSSSISQPAGSTLTPGSTPMETSSGAAGEKVDLRDPEAEHQKELDGVYNLFFVNNNWYFFLRLHQTLCSRLLRVYRQAERQLLEHRAEQSRERLLMAEGRREKACDLAMELRLKQPSEVELEEYYPAFLDMVRSLLDGNLDSTQYEDTLREMFTIHAYIGFTIDKVIHNIIRQLQHLVSDEVCLQVVDLYLAERKRGAAGGNLSSQCVRAAWETSYQWKAERVMAEENCFKVMFIQNKGQVTMTIELLDTEEAQADDPLDVQCLSSYMEQFVGTESSLCSQAEGYFFKPVFLPRNLRRFRRWQVRQVEAMRCRREWHRQLGVENAGSLDCRFKLNTHKMVFVMNSEDYMYRRGALVKARKSQHRVAANQHERFDKWHQSWLTNHVTASAERSVQNWLMGEDEEDLIPCKTTCLSTEVKGQNVNRYQVHYSSSKAPSSP
- the sin3b gene encoding paired amphipathic helix protein Sin3b isoform X1; the encoded protein is MAKIQAHSTAKQINQIQDKPYVITQKQVQQQHFQKLKVEDALSYLDQVKIRFANDPGIYNKFLDIMKEFKSQSIDTPGVINRVSQLFHGHPDLVLGFNAFLPPGYRIEVPKNGMAFLQAPFSPQVSPGSQGKSPATPAVAATSGSASSTHSEVGPTQTSEVKVASSEPLSSSAAGPPEPPSRLSLPLTSRESQNPATTSSVSPPASETSPVEFDSAISYVNKIKNRFLDHPEIYRAFLEILHTYQKEQLEVKESRGSRGSSGMTEDEVFSKVASLFKGQEDLLAEFGQFLPDAKRSLFTGSSLTGGKEQLKRTEEEDTITKQNKKRPRPILLQHMSPLLKKKMKYSCTKDQSFASVGKHGVLREFSFFDKVRRLFKSQEVYENFLRCIALFNQEVVSGAELLQLVTPFLGKFPELYTQFKSFLGDKELSHAVSGLSDRYMEGGGGREVDYASCKRLGSSYRALPKTYQQPKCSGRTALCKEVLNDTWVSFPSWSEDSTFVSSKKTPYEEQLHRCEDERFELDVVLETNLATIRVLESVQKKLSRLSPEDQDRFRLDDCLGGTSEVIQRRAVYRIYGDKAPEIIEGLKRSPATAVPVVLKRLKAKEEEWREAQQGFNKIWREQYEKAYLKSLDHQGVNFKQNDMKALRSKSLLNEIESIYDERQEQSTEEGGVGQQSRNGSASSSEPHMVFTYEDKQILEDAASLIIYHVKRQPTIHKDDKDHIKRIIQHFVPDLFFSRRGELSDTEEWTDEEAEPEEGGEKGGGGTAATAAGGGGNGNNASGAAANSCQSQPQPAQSQSLTQSQPQQQLNGESRRRRCSPSQPAENEASTTSSSISQPAGSTLTPGSTPMETSSGAAGEKVDLRDPEAEHQKELDGVYNLFFVNNNWYFFLRLHQTLCSRLLRVYRQAERQLLEHRAEQSRERLLMAEGRREKACDLAMELRLKQPSEVELEEYYPAFLDMVRSLLDGNLDSTQYEDTLREMFTIHAYIGFTIDKVIHNIIRQLQHLVSDEVCLQVVDLYLAERKRGAAGGNLSSQCVRAAWETSYQWKAERVMAEENCFKVMFIQNKGQVTMTIELLDTEEAQADDPLDVQCLSSYMEQFVGTESSLCSQAEGYFFKPVFLPRNLRRFRRWQVRQVEAMRCRREWHRQLGVENAGSLDCRFKLNTHKMVFVMNSEDYMYRRGALVKARKSQHRVAANQHERFDKWHQSWLTNHVTASAERSVQNWLMGEDEEDLIPCKTTCLSTEVKGQNVNRYQVHYSSSKAPSSP
- the sin3b gene encoding paired amphipathic helix protein Sin3b isoform X2 encodes the protein MFNVRFRSCASFSGCASDGGVAQLVVEDALSYLDQVKIRFANDPGIYNKFLDIMKEFKSQSIDTPGVINRVSQLFHGHPDLVLGFNAFLPPGYRIEVPKNGMAFLQAPFSPQVSPGSQGKSPATPAVAATSGSASSTHSEVGPTQTSEVKVASSEPLSSSAAGPPEPPSRLSLPLTSRESQNPATTSSVSPPASETSPVEFDSAISYVNKIKNRFLDHPEIYRAFLEILHTYQKEQLEVKESRGSRGSSGMTEDEVFSKVASLFKGQEDLLAEFGQFLPDAKRSLFTGSSLTGGKEQLKRTEEEDTITKQNKKRPRPILLQHMSPLLKKKMKYSCTKDQSFASVGKHGVLREFSFFDKVRRLFKSQEVYENFLRCIALFNQEVVSGAELLQLVTPFLGKFPELYTQFKSFLGDKELSHAVSGLSDRYMEGGGGREVDYASCKRLGSSYRALPKTYQQPKCSGRTALCKEVLNDTWVSFPSWSEDSTFVSSKKTPYEEQLHRCEDERFELDVVLETNLATIRVLESVQKKLSRLSPEDQDRFRLDDCLGGTSEVIQRRAVYRIYGDKAPEIIEGLKRSPATAVPVVLKRLKAKEEEWREAQQGFNKIWREQYEKAYLKSLDHQGVNFKQNDMKALRSKSLLNEIESIYDERQEQSTEEGGVGQQSRNGSASSSEPHMVFTYEDKQILEDAASLIIYHVKRQPTIHKDDKDHIKRIIQHFVPDLFFSRRGELSDTEEWTDEEAEPEEGGEKGGGGTAATAAGGGGNGNNASGAAANSCQSQPQPAQSQSLTQSQPQQQLNGESRRRRCSPSQPAENEASTTSSSISQPAGSTLTPGSTPMETSSGAAGEKVDLRDPEAEHQKELDGVYNLFFVNNNWYFFLRLHQTLCSRLLRVYRQAERQLLEHRAEQSRERLLMAEGRREKACDLAMELRLKQPSEVELEEYYPAFLDMVRSLLDGNLDSTQYEDTLREMFTIHAYIGFTIDKVIHNIIRQLQHLVSDEVCLQVVDLYLAERKRGAAGGNLSSQCVRAAWETSYQWKAERVMAEENCFKVMFIQNKGQVTMTIELLDTEEAQADDPLDVQCLSSYMEQFVGTESSLCSQAEGYFFKPVFLPRNLRRFRRWQVRQVEAMRCRREWHRQLGVENAGSLDCRFKLNTHKMVFVMNSEDYMYRRGALVKARKSQHRVAANQHERFDKWHQSWLTNHVTASAERSVQNWLMGEDEEDLIPCKTTCLSTEVKGQNVNRYQVHYSSSKAPSSP